The proteins below are encoded in one region of Asticcacaulis excentricus CB 48:
- a CDS encoding TonB-dependent siderophore receptor: MSHIRNRKHASNRYLTAALMAAAAVPALASAALAQDKKLEGVTVTADDNSYKADVVSSPKQTQALIDTPQTVSVIKKEVLQQQQAASLMEALRNVPGITVQMGENGNTSAGDTFQMRGFDASTSVLVDGVRDMSSASRDTFNLEQVEVIRGAGGADIGRGASSGYINLVSKHPTLAAAASGTLAAYSQGGARATVDVNRAVGKTSGLRLNLMAEDVNAVGRDEVKKSGYAVAAAYGIGIGTPTRLYGFAQVSKGDNVPDGGIPSVGYPGFYNATPAIQAAPRVDPENYYGSARDYEDTESSQFTVKFEHDFESGVYMTNTTRLSRTSLDRVLTGVSTGSAGITATNLTDRSTWTVNRSRQHVVKDNDALINATNFTASVTTGAFTHDLSYGLEFSTEKVAVYGVNAVTLTTAQQANLYNPNPNVDLPVNGLNGARAFVKLNVGSAYLFDTIHFGEKWLFSAGVRVDSYGVTTTTPTNSRIEGDGTLTSYKAGLVYKPVETASLYVAYANSKTPPGTVNLGASTTTVGGSETSTNINNPNVDPTETRNLEAGVKWDVLSGRVSLTAAYFSTEHLNEFVEDPFNTGFGENFGKRTVKGFDLGVVGKITDKWNLTAGIQTMDTEVERGTTGANATGAVTRWSPELAATFWTTYEVSPKLTLGGGARYTGEQVRANTPGVDLATQNVPFIPEYWVVDAYGSYKLTDKVSVQLNVYNVLDEDYIATLNNGGSRLIPGAPRSATVTLNYQF, translated from the coding sequence ATGTCTCACATTCGCAATCGCAAACACGCTTCCAACCGTTACCTGACCGCCGCCCTGATGGCCGCGGCGGCGGTACCGGCACTCGCCTCAGCGGCGCTGGCGCAGGACAAGAAGCTGGAAGGCGTCACCGTCACCGCAGACGACAACAGCTATAAAGCCGACGTGGTGTCGTCGCCCAAGCAGACCCAAGCCCTGATCGACACGCCGCAGACCGTCAGCGTCATCAAGAAGGAAGTCCTTCAGCAGCAGCAGGCTGCGTCCCTGATGGAAGCTCTTCGCAATGTGCCGGGGATCACGGTTCAGATGGGCGAAAACGGAAATACCTCGGCCGGTGATACCTTTCAGATGCGCGGTTTCGATGCGTCGACCTCTGTGCTGGTCGATGGGGTGCGCGATATGAGTTCGGCCTCACGCGATACTTTCAATCTTGAGCAGGTCGAAGTGATCCGGGGGGCCGGTGGGGCTGATATCGGGCGCGGGGCCTCTTCGGGCTATATCAATCTGGTCTCCAAGCATCCGACGCTTGCAGCAGCCGCTTCGGGTACGCTGGCGGCCTACAGTCAGGGCGGTGCGCGCGCCACGGTCGATGTCAACCGTGCCGTGGGTAAGACCAGCGGCCTGCGCCTCAACCTGATGGCTGAAGATGTGAATGCGGTGGGCCGCGATGAGGTGAAGAAGTCAGGCTATGCGGTTGCGGCAGCCTATGGCATCGGTATCGGCACGCCGACGCGTCTCTATGGCTTTGCGCAGGTGTCAAAGGGCGACAACGTGCCCGACGGCGGCATTCCTTCGGTCGGCTATCCGGGATTCTACAACGCCACGCCGGCCATTCAGGCCGCACCGCGTGTTGATCCCGAAAACTACTACGGCTCGGCGCGTGATTACGAAGATACGGAGTCCTCGCAATTCACCGTCAAGTTCGAGCACGACTTTGAGTCTGGCGTCTATATGACCAACACGACGCGCCTCAGCCGGACCTCCCTGGACCGCGTCCTGACCGGAGTGAGTACGGGCAGTGCCGGGATCACCGCGACCAATCTCACTGATCGTTCGACGTGGACCGTCAACCGCTCGCGTCAGCATGTGGTCAAGGATAATGACGCCCTGATCAACGCGACCAACTTTACGGCTTCGGTGACCACGGGGGCCTTCACGCACGACCTGTCCTACGGTCTGGAGTTTTCAACGGAAAAGGTGGCGGTCTATGGCGTGAACGCAGTTACGCTGACCACCGCCCAGCAGGCCAATCTATACAATCCGAACCCTAATGTTGATCTGCCGGTCAATGGCCTAAATGGGGCGCGCGCCTTCGTTAAGCTGAATGTGGGGTCGGCCTATCTGTTCGACACCATCCATTTCGGTGAAAAGTGGCTGTTCAGTGCCGGGGTACGCGTCGACAGCTACGGCGTCACCACCACGACCCCCACCAATAGCCGTATCGAGGGCGACGGCACACTGACCAGCTATAAGGCCGGTCTGGTCTATAAGCCGGTTGAAACGGCCAGCCTATATGTGGCCTATGCCAATTCCAAAACACCGCCGGGCACGGTCAATCTGGGGGCTTCGACCACCACGGTTGGTGGTAGTGAAACCTCGACCAATATCAACAACCCGAATGTCGATCCGACCGAGACGCGCAACCTCGAAGCCGGGGTCAAGTGGGACGTCCTGTCGGGCCGCGTCTCACTGACCGCCGCCTATTTCTCGACTGAGCACTTGAACGAGTTTGTCGAAGACCCCTTCAACACGGGCTTTGGTGAAAACTTCGGCAAGCGCACGGTCAAAGGCTTTGATCTGGGCGTGGTCGGCAAGATCACCGACAAGTGGAATCTGACCGCCGGTATCCAGACTATGGATACCGAGGTCGAAAGAGGTACGACGGGCGCGAACGCCACCGGTGCTGTCACCCGATGGTCGCCGGAACTGGCGGCTACTTTCTGGACCACCTATGAGGTGTCGCCGAAGCTGACCCTTGGCGGCGGCGCGCGCTATACCGGTGAGCAGGTGCGCGCCAATACGCCCGGCGTCGATCTGGCGACCCAGAACGTACCGTTCATCCCGGAATATTGGGTGGTCGATGCCTATGGGTCGTACAAGCTGACGGATAAGGTGTCGGTGCAGTTGAACGTCTATAACGTGCTGGATGAGGACTATATCGCCACGCTGAACAATGGCGGTTCGCGTCTGATCCCGGGTGCGCCGCGTTCGGCCACCGTTACCCTGAACTATCAATTCTAA
- a CDS encoding PepSY-associated TM helix domain-containing protein, which produces MTTAFKPTPSFWRNQLRQWHWISSALCLVGMILFSVSGFTLNHASVIEAKPQVTNWEKEISAQTKALLPKAQDKTRLPDDLAKALKADTGVDVSKVLPEVSDSELYFAMPGPGFDEWMSVERDTGYVTYEKSHRGFIAVLNDLHKGRNAGPAWSLFIDIIAIASVIFCVTGLGLLWIYARGRRITWPLVGLGTIVPFILFLLFIHA; this is translated from the coding sequence ATGACGACCGCGTTTAAACCGACTCCCTCCTTCTGGCGCAATCAGCTACGCCAATGGCACTGGATATCTTCGGCCCTTTGTCTGGTCGGCATGATCCTGTTTTCGGTCAGCGGCTTTACGCTCAACCACGCCAGTGTCATCGAGGCCAAGCCGCAGGTCACCAACTGGGAAAAGGAGATCAGTGCGCAGACGAAGGCGCTTTTGCCAAAGGCGCAGGACAAGACGCGTCTGCCGGACGATCTGGCTAAGGCGCTCAAGGCGGATACGGGGGTCGATGTCTCAAAAGTTCTGCCCGAAGTCTCTGATAGCGAACTCTATTTTGCCATGCCGGGACCGGGTTTTGACGAATGGATGAGCGTCGAGCGTGACACAGGCTATGTGACCTACGAAAAAAGCCATCGTGGCTTTATTGCCGTGCTCAATGACCTGCATAAGGGGCGCAATGCCGGCCCGGCCTGGAGCCTGTTTATCGACATCATCGCCATTGCCTCGGTCATCTTCTGCGTTACCGGGCTGGGTCTTCTGTGGATCTACGCGCGGGGGCGGCGCATCACCTGGCCGCTGGTCGGTCTGGGCACCATCGTGCCCTTCATCCTCTTTCTTCTGTTTATTCATGCGTGA
- a CDS encoding alpha-hydroxy acid oxidase, producing MSPKSPLTVIPPDIVAVSDYEAYARERLSDMAWAYLQAGAGDEHTVRRNLEAFSEILLKGRVLGSAAGGHTRLSLFGHVYEHPIFLAPVAYQKLFHSDGERATALGAAVTQTLMVLSTLSTVTLEEVAQAETAPPLWFQLYLQADRSVSLDLIHRAQREGYRALVITVDAAMAGVRNREQRAGFRLPPHLSAVNLPSQSPVPTAAPGQSRVFDGLMKTAPGWDDIEWVLSEARLPVILKGIMAPEDADHACRMGVHGLIVSNHGGRVLDTLPAAIEALPTVAAVVAGRVPILLDGGIRRGSDVFKALALGASAVLVGRPYVQALAAAGPLGVAHAIRTLREELEVVMALSGTPTLDRIRAEHLSL from the coding sequence ATGTCCCCCAAGTCCCCCCTGACGGTCATTCCCCCCGATATCGTAGCGGTCTCAGACTACGAGGCCTATGCCCGTGAGCGGCTGAGCGATATGGCCTGGGCCTATCTTCAGGCCGGTGCCGGGGATGAACACACGGTCCGTCGTAATCTTGAGGCCTTCTCTGAAATCCTGCTGAAAGGACGAGTGCTGGGGTCGGCGGCCGGAGGCCACACGCGCCTGAGCCTGTTCGGCCATGTCTATGAACATCCAATCTTTTTAGCCCCTGTGGCCTATCAGAAACTGTTTCATAGCGACGGCGAACGCGCCACGGCTTTGGGTGCAGCGGTGACCCAGACCCTGATGGTGCTTTCGACCCTATCGACCGTCACGCTGGAGGAGGTGGCTCAGGCCGAAACCGCGCCGCCTCTGTGGTTTCAGCTTTACTTACAGGCCGATCGCAGCGTGTCGCTTGACCTGATCCATCGGGCTCAGCGTGAAGGCTATCGCGCGCTGGTCATCACGGTCGATGCGGCAATGGCCGGGGTGCGCAATCGCGAACAGCGCGCCGGGTTCCGCCTGCCGCCGCATCTGTCGGCGGTCAATCTGCCATCTCAGTCGCCGGTGCCCACCGCGGCACCGGGGCAAAGCCGCGTCTTCGACGGTTTGATGAAGACGGCCCCCGGCTGGGACGACATCGAATGGGTGCTGTCTGAGGCACGTTTGCCGGTCATCCTCAAGGGAATTATGGCCCCGGAAGATGCCGATCATGCGTGCCGCATGGGCGTGCACGGCCTGATCGTCTCCAATCACGGGGGCCGGGTGCTCGATACCCTGCCGGCGGCCATCGAGGCCTTACCCACTGTGGCGGCGGTTGTGGCGGGACGGGTGCCCATCCTGCTGGATGGTGGTATCCGGCGCGGCAGCGATGTGTTCAAGGCGCTGGCTTTGGGGGCATCGGCGGTGCTTGTCGGGCGTCCTTACGTGCAGGCCCTGGCCGCCGCCGGGCCTCTGGGTGTGGCCCATGCGATACGCACGCTAAGGGAAGAACTGGAAGTGGTCATGGCCCTGTCGGGAACCCCAACGCTGGACCGTATAAGAGCTGAACATCTGTCTCTTTGA
- a CDS encoding Fe2+-dependent dioxygenase, with translation MLLHLPEVLSREEVAEIRAALAEARWVDGAASAGPQAQKVKQNKQLPADAPEARTLGERIEAALRRHPLFQSAALPHIVLTPRFNAYERGGHYGNHVDSALHHDPFRGVTARTDISTTVFLNDPDEYEGGELIVEDTYGAHEVKLNAGDAILYPSTSLHRVEPVTGGVRLASFLWTQSLVKDSEQRRMLFELDMTILRLRSQLGDSEEVVGLTAHYHNLLRQWAQM, from the coding sequence ATGCTGTTGCATCTGCCCGAAGTCCTGAGCCGCGAAGAGGTGGCCGAGATACGTGCCGCACTGGCTGAGGCGCGCTGGGTGGATGGTGCGGCCTCGGCCGGGCCGCAGGCGCAGAAGGTCAAGCAAAACAAGCAACTGCCCGCCGATGCACCTGAGGCCCGGACACTGGGTGAACGCATAGAGGCGGCGCTGCGTCGGCATCCTCTGTTTCAGTCTGCCGCCCTGCCACACATTGTGCTGACACCGCGCTTTAATGCCTATGAGCGGGGCGGGCATTACGGCAACCACGTGGACAGCGCCCTGCATCACGATCCGTTTAGAGGGGTGACGGCGCGCACCGACATTTCAACCACGGTCTTCCTCAATGACCCCGACGAATACGAGGGCGGCGAACTGATCGTCGAAGACACCTACGGCGCGCATGAGGTCAAGCTGAACGCCGGGGATGCCATCCTCTATCCGTCCACCTCGCTGCACCGCGTCGAGCCGGTCACCGGTGGCGTGCGGCTGGCCTCCTTTTTGTGGACGCAAAGTCTGGTGAAAGACAGCGAGCAACGGCGGATGCTGTTTGAACTCGACATGACCATCCTGCGCCTGCGCAGCCAGTTGGGCGACAGCGAAGAGGTGGTAGGCCTGACCGCCCACTATCACAATCTCCTGCGGCAATGGGCGCAGATGTGA